The following are encoded in a window of Coregonus clupeaformis isolate EN_2021a chromosome 34, ASM2061545v1, whole genome shotgun sequence genomic DNA:
- the LOC121549703 gene encoding zinc finger homeobox protein 2 isoform X1, whose product MPDWQPTICGEKSGETVCSDSNEVAVWLCPLCQQGLPDRGSLSLHLTDSHSVLHNCVDQLLDIAAPKQGARGGDGDTDVQHDADATSIQLKLLEGSTSLSDLCQNNENTEGPQQNSDSRHTLIGSEDKDKEMDKEVEGTRDPEGDGVVFETDQERNQSTGTPDNNEESTGTNCVMAEGDDSRPFKCNACLEAFPTRTALSVHYNSASHVQWMRTGSLKQGGENDTPATPSVPFLSRPYLSNKPYQCAVCRVSYNHAITLESHLKSVLHQTRSRNAGISANSAAGNSGSNNMATNLVVTSGGSAAQLVSTTTSDCVTPASLTAVAMTTKDGEPIETQPAPSLLSSPVASAQAVSAFLTLLTSSPSSLSHSLLPPLFAAGASPATASPQLITQPQMLVPFILNGLQSQRLNPELLTQSVPLLGLNAAQQAILAQRLGSLQNQWPAVGHQATTQACSEDNQTNKSKVKQDTNETTTEEKESLKAEKGENRSMECGDGEREICEEDGKGYAQELLSALVSKNSKAESCRIDGDNEMKASTAESGNSADHMGADEKWGDIDKCSDRSPSVTSNSNLSPTTLNLMLSPDSTPQKSEVGTSPYASVCSPKSSPSKRAFNSSDPTRSHAHLRACHFSSGPPVLSEFQIQVLRAFLESRSEADAASPPRDDCESLGREVGLTEAEVRRWLTEARRAKKSLKAGETGHMSSIVAYGKKYKGLDNEEEEGSLTIDETEGGDSDEASGSHAMDLSNSGGRKEIGRESQGDSCLTSDNEEFYTSVIVSDEDSLSGSMRERPGSPAKEEALVELAGDKGSGGGKVLRSTTVFLSDAEDDDDAEEAAAQRAKRRKRKRELEEVEVKKERLDPDVDLQLEAQADPPSHLPITIDHQQLTSGILHPLPLSLSLTPFSTQFHSPYVLSLPPSVVGLSVAEGDGGKVPAFPNPPNITRFSDPLITSSLSSHTSHYMSNGGDCEAALDLSIGKSNSSTSYSSTSITGDKTSAQKGRLLDGLGLRPTAFGVPGEGRLIVVKVKPEQATYNSSGFVSGNNMAKASTVYMRTEEREKEERDQKGRPKARRYRDMRRSRTIIQAEQLNVLYGCYFKDPNPGKHEFEQISEWVHLPKKVVQIWFQNMRARERKGEVRFISDGTLAAVGKPLIKFTWPLSQPIFSCTPKSNPNSNSSLSTGANPVRTLPKTEVKKEENVKKQVPNRPKVASSSVSSVSGSVSSVSGSVSSVSGSVSSVSGSVSSVSGSVSSVPKTKMEMTNNVTMVKIAPKSIAPALAVIPKETRPRPSPKHAPDEEVDDRNQEKPLAMPGSTNRMVPKLPSTPISKSPAATSQKQKGLNYWSAKGPFKINTLSREQLGLSTPCTPPVVGATAAPTAITISAASAATTAATTTTTTASPQTTISIVTIAKTAPSESSFLHHSTTRRPRTHLSCLQLSILQSCYETCAHPNALECEAVGTELGLPLKVVQIWFQNTRAKEKRWRLQQEKLSPVSSDPSQKVDMSSGSYLQYNALRAHRPILPKPVQLTVLEPSSPPAGGQPAGRETLRGKCEACNTGFESRAAARSHVFSLRHLATLRTTNFGQPATIVNNKSDTGSISVSASGSCVEDPPASPPPTPTPPPASSTS is encoded by the exons ATGCCCGATTGGCAGCCCACAATCTGTGGG GAGAAGTCTGGCGAGACAGTGTGCAGTGACAGCAACGAGGTGGCGGTGTGGTTGTGCCCCCTGTGTCAACAAGGGCTACCAGACAGGGGCTCCCTTTCTCTGCACCTGACAGACAGTCATAGCGTGCTCCATAACTGTGTAGACCAGCTGCTGGACATT GCTGCTCCCAAACAGGGGGCGAGGGGAGGGGACGGGGACACCGATGTTCAGCATGACGCAG ATGCCACATCAATACAGCTGAAGCTTTTAGAAGGCTCCACCTCCCTCTCAGACCTATGTCAAAATAATGAGAACACTGAAGGACCCCAACAAAATTCTGACAGTAGGCACACTCTCATTGGGTCTGAAGACAAAGATAAAGAGATGGACAAAGAAGTAGAGGGAACTAGAGACCCGGAGGGAGATGGAGTTGTCTTTGAGACAGATCAGGAGAGAAATCAGTCCACAGGAACACCTGACAACAATGAAGAGTCAACGGGTACAAATTGTGTAATGGCTGAAGGCGATGACAGCCGACCATTCAAGTGTAATGCGTGCTTAGAGGCTTTTCCTACAAGGACTGCATTAAGTGTTCACTACAACTCTGCATCCCATGTGCAATGGATGAGAACAGGATCCCTAAAACAGGGTGGTGAAAATGACACCCCAGCCACTCCCTCAGTCCCTTTTCTGTCTCGGCCATATCTATCAAACAAGCCCTACCAGTGCGCTGTTTGTCGAGTCTCTTACAACCATGCCATCACCCTGGAGAGTCATTTGAAATCTGTTTTGCACCAGACCCGCAGCAGAAATGCAGGAATCTCTGCCAACAGTGCAGCTGGAAATTCAGGAAGCAACAACATGGCTACCAACTTAGTAGTTACATCTGGGGGCAGCGCTGCACAGTTGGTTAGCACTACCACCAGCGATTGTGTCACCCCGGCAAGCCTGACAGCAGTAGCAATGACTACCAAAGACGGAGAACCAATTGAAACCCAGCCGGCTCCCTCACTGCTTTCCTCCCCTGTGGCCTCTGCTCAGGCAGTCTCAGCTTTTCTCACCCTCCTCACGTCCAGcccaagctctctctctcactccctcctcccccctctgttTGCGGCTGGTGCGTCACCTGCCACAGCCTCACCTCAGCTCATAACCCAGCCTCAGATGCTCGTCCCCTTTATCCTGAATGGGCTCCAAAGCCAGAGACTAAATCCAGAGCTTTTGACACAGTCTGTACCCTTACTAGGTCTCAATGCTGCTCAGCAAGCTATCCTGGCCCAAAGACTCGGTAGTTTACAGAACCAGTGGCCAGCTGTCGGTCACCAAGCAACCACACAAGCCTGTTCAGAAGACAACCAAACAAACAAGAGCAAAGTGAAGCAAGACACAAATGAGACGACAACTGAGGAGAAAGAGTCACTTAAGGCTGAGAAGGGGGAAAATAGGTCCATGGAATGTggtgatggagaaagagagatttgtgaggaggatggtaaaggATATGCACAAGAGCTCCTCAGCGCATTGGTAAGCAAAAATAGCAAGGCTGAGTCATGTAGGATAGATGGAGATAATGAAATGAAAGCGAGCACAGCGGAGAGTGGGAACTCAGCAGATCACATGGGGGCAGATGAGAAATGGGGGGACATTGACAAGTGTAGTGACCGCTCACCGTCTGTTACCAGCAACTCAAACCTAAGTCCTACCACTTTAAATCTTATGCTTAGCCCTGATTCTACCCCTCAAAAATCTGAAGTTGGCACAAGCCCTTATGCCTCGGTCTGCTCCCCAAAATCTAGCCCCTCTAAACGCGCCTTCAATTCCTCTGATCCAACTCGTTCCCATGCTCATTTGAGGGCTTGCCACTTCTCCTCAGGCCCCCCGGTACTGTCAGAGTTTCAGATACAGGTTCTGCGTGCTTTTCTGGAGTCGCGTAGTGAGGCCGACGCGGCCAGTCCTCCCCGTGATGACTGCGAGTCGTTGGGCAGGGAGGTGGGGCTCACCGAGGCGGAGGTACGCAGGTGGCTCACAGAGGCCCGACGAGCCAAAAAGAGTCTGAAAGCTGGGGAAACAGGGCACATGAGCAGCATTGTAGCCTATGGTAAAAAATACAAGGGTCTTGATAATGAAGAGGAGGAAGGTTCTCTTACAATAGATGAGACCGAGGGTGGGGACAGCGACGAGGCCTCTGGCAGTCACGCAATGGATTTGTCCAATAGTGGAGGGCGGAAAGAGATTGGGAGGGAGAGCCAAGGGGACTCGTGTCTGACCTCAGACAATGAAGAATTCTACACCTCTGTCATTGTGAGTGATGAGGACAGCCTGAGTGGCTCCATGAGGGAGAGGCCAGGCAGCCCTGCTAAAGAGGAGGCTCTGGTAGAACTGGCAGGAGACAAGGGCTCAGGTGGAGGAAAGGTGCTGCGCTCCACCACTGTGTTCCTCTCAGACGCTGAGGATGACGATGATGCCGAGGAGGCCGCAGCTCAGAGAgcgaagaggaggaagaggaagagggagttgGAGGAGGTCGAGGTTAAGAAGGAGAGACTAGACCCCGACGTGGATTTACAACTAGAGGCTCAAGCTGATCCTCCTTCCCACCTTCCTATCACCATTGACCATCAACAGCTTACAAGTGGCATTCtacaccccctccctctgtctctgtcccttacTCCATTCTCTACTCAGTTCCATAGCccttatgttctctctctccctccctcagtggtTGGGCTCAGTGTTGCAGAAGGAGATGGAGGCAAAGTACCTGCCTTTCCAAACCCCCCTAACATCACCCGGTTCTCTGACCCTCTCATTacatcatctctctcctcccacacCTCCCACTACATGTCTAATGGTGGAGACTGTGAGGCTGCTTTAGATCTCAGCATTGGGAAAAGCAACAGCTCAACATCTTATTCCTCCACGTCTATCACGGGTGACAAGACTTCAGCACAAAAGGGCCGTCTGCTTGACGGACTCGGTCTAAGGCCCACAGCTTTTGGGGTACCTGGGGAAGGGAGACTCATTGTGGTCAAGGTCAAACCTGAGCAAGCGACTTACAACAGCAGTGGCTTTGTCAGTGGCAATAACATGGCAAAGGCCAGCACTGTCTAcatgaggacagaggagagggaaaaagaGGAGCGGGACCAGAAAGGCAGGCCCAAAGCACGACGGTACCGGGACATGAGACGTTCCAGGACCATCATCCAGGCTGAGCAGCTAAATGTGCTTTATGGCTGCTATTTCAAAGACCCAAATCCTGGGAAACATGAGTTTGAGCAGATATCAGAGTGGGTCCATCTCCCGAAAAAAGTTGTACAGATCTGGTTCCAGAACATGCGGGCTAGGGAGCGCAAGGGCGAGGTTCGCTTCATCAGTGATGGCACTCTGGCAGCAGTTGGCAAACCGCTTATCAAGTTCACCTGGCCACTGTCACAACCCATCTTCTCCTGCACCCCCAAATCAAACCCCAACTCCAACAGCAGTCTCTCTACTGGAGCCAATCCAGTACGGACCCTCCCAAAGACGGAGGTGAAGAAGgaggaaaatgtaaaaaaacaagttCCGAACAGGCCCAAGGTAGCCTCCTCTTCTGTGTCTTCAGTGAGCGGCAGTGTGTCTTCAGTGAGCGGCAGTGTGTCTTCAGTGAGCGGCAGTGTGTCTTCAGTGAGCGGCAGTGTGTCTTCAGTGAGCGGCAGTGTGTCTTCAGTGCCAAAGACCAAAATGGAGATGACAAACAATGTCACAATGGTCAAAATCGCCCCCAAAAGCATCGCTCCGGCCCTCGCTGTCATCCCCAAGGAAACCCGACCTCGCCCCTCTCCCAAACATGCGCCTGATGAGGAAGTGGATGATCGTAACCAAGAGAAGCCACTAGCCATGCCTGGCTCCACCAACCGCATGGTGCCAAAACTGCCCTCTACGCCAATTAGCAAGTCCCCTGCTGCGACGTCACAAAAACAAAAGGGGCTCAATTACTGGTCGGCAAAGGGCCCGTTTAAGATCAACACACTTTCTAGGGAACAGTTGGGTCTGTCAACACCCTGTACCCCCCCAGTTGTTGGTGCAACTGCTGCCCCCACTGCCATCACCATTTCTGCTGCCTCTGCTGCCACGACCGCAGCAACTACCACCACCACAACAGCAAGCCCTCAAACCACCATCAGCATTGTCACCATCGCTAAGACCGCTCCATCGGAGAGCAGCTTCCTGCACCACTCTACCACCCGCAGGCCACGCACACACCTGTCCTGTTTGCAGCTGTCCATCCTGCAGTCTTGCTATGAAACATGCGCCCACCCTAACGCGCTGGAGTGTGAGGCAGTAGGGACGGAGCTGGGGCTGCCGCTCAAGGTGGTGCAGATCTGGTTCCAGAATACCCGCGCCAAGGAGAAACGCTGGAGGCTGCAGCAGGAGAAACTG TCTCCTGTGTCGTCAGATCCCTCCCAGAAGGTTGACATGAGCTCGGGCAGCTACCTGCAGTACAACGCTCTGCGAGCCCACCGTCCCATCCTTCCCAAACCGGTTCAGCTGACCGTCCTGGAGCCCTCTTCTCCCCCAGCCGGGGGCCAGCCTGCAGGCCGAGAGACGCTGAGAGGCAAGTGCGAGGCCTGCAACACAGGCTTTGAGTCCAGAGCAGCAGCAAGATCCCATGTCTTCTCCCTTCGGCATCTAGCCACTCTGAGAACCACTAACTTTGGCCAGCCGGCGACCATCGTCAACAATAAATCTGATACCGGGTCTATTTCTGTTTCCGCCTCCGGGTCTTGTGTGGAGGACCCTCCAGCTTCCCCACCCCCAACTCCAACCCCACCCCCAGCCAGCAGCACCAGCTAA
- the LOC121549703 gene encoding zinc finger homeobox protein 2 isoform X2, translating to MQEKSGETVCSDSNEVAVWLCPLCQQGLPDRGSLSLHLTDSHSVLHNCVDQLLDIAAPKQGARGGDGDTDVQHDADATSIQLKLLEGSTSLSDLCQNNENTEGPQQNSDSRHTLIGSEDKDKEMDKEVEGTRDPEGDGVVFETDQERNQSTGTPDNNEESTGTNCVMAEGDDSRPFKCNACLEAFPTRTALSVHYNSASHVQWMRTGSLKQGGENDTPATPSVPFLSRPYLSNKPYQCAVCRVSYNHAITLESHLKSVLHQTRSRNAGISANSAAGNSGSNNMATNLVVTSGGSAAQLVSTTTSDCVTPASLTAVAMTTKDGEPIETQPAPSLLSSPVASAQAVSAFLTLLTSSPSSLSHSLLPPLFAAGASPATASPQLITQPQMLVPFILNGLQSQRLNPELLTQSVPLLGLNAAQQAILAQRLGSLQNQWPAVGHQATTQACSEDNQTNKSKVKQDTNETTTEEKESLKAEKGENRSMECGDGEREICEEDGKGYAQELLSALVSKNSKAESCRIDGDNEMKASTAESGNSADHMGADEKWGDIDKCSDRSPSVTSNSNLSPTTLNLMLSPDSTPQKSEVGTSPYASVCSPKSSPSKRAFNSSDPTRSHAHLRACHFSSGPPVLSEFQIQVLRAFLESRSEADAASPPRDDCESLGREVGLTEAEVRRWLTEARRAKKSLKAGETGHMSSIVAYGKKYKGLDNEEEEGSLTIDETEGGDSDEASGSHAMDLSNSGGRKEIGRESQGDSCLTSDNEEFYTSVIVSDEDSLSGSMRERPGSPAKEEALVELAGDKGSGGGKVLRSTTVFLSDAEDDDDAEEAAAQRAKRRKRKRELEEVEVKKERLDPDVDLQLEAQADPPSHLPITIDHQQLTSGILHPLPLSLSLTPFSTQFHSPYVLSLPPSVVGLSVAEGDGGKVPAFPNPPNITRFSDPLITSSLSSHTSHYMSNGGDCEAALDLSIGKSNSSTSYSSTSITGDKTSAQKGRLLDGLGLRPTAFGVPGEGRLIVVKVKPEQATYNSSGFVSGNNMAKASTVYMRTEEREKEERDQKGRPKARRYRDMRRSRTIIQAEQLNVLYGCYFKDPNPGKHEFEQISEWVHLPKKVVQIWFQNMRARERKGEVRFISDGTLAAVGKPLIKFTWPLSQPIFSCTPKSNPNSNSSLSTGANPVRTLPKTEVKKEENVKKQVPNRPKVASSSVSSVSGSVSSVSGSVSSVSGSVSSVSGSVSSVSGSVSSVPKTKMEMTNNVTMVKIAPKSIAPALAVIPKETRPRPSPKHAPDEEVDDRNQEKPLAMPGSTNRMVPKLPSTPISKSPAATSQKQKGLNYWSAKGPFKINTLSREQLGLSTPCTPPVVGATAAPTAITISAASAATTAATTTTTTASPQTTISIVTIAKTAPSESSFLHHSTTRRPRTHLSCLQLSILQSCYETCAHPNALECEAVGTELGLPLKVVQIWFQNTRAKEKRWRLQQEKLSPVSSDPSQKVDMSSGSYLQYNALRAHRPILPKPVQLTVLEPSSPPAGGQPAGRETLRGKCEACNTGFESRAAARSHVFSLRHLATLRTTNFGQPATIVNNKSDTGSISVSASGSCVEDPPASPPPTPTPPPASSTS from the exons ATGCAG GAGAAGTCTGGCGAGACAGTGTGCAGTGACAGCAACGAGGTGGCGGTGTGGTTGTGCCCCCTGTGTCAACAAGGGCTACCAGACAGGGGCTCCCTTTCTCTGCACCTGACAGACAGTCATAGCGTGCTCCATAACTGTGTAGACCAGCTGCTGGACATT GCTGCTCCCAAACAGGGGGCGAGGGGAGGGGACGGGGACACCGATGTTCAGCATGACGCAG ATGCCACATCAATACAGCTGAAGCTTTTAGAAGGCTCCACCTCCCTCTCAGACCTATGTCAAAATAATGAGAACACTGAAGGACCCCAACAAAATTCTGACAGTAGGCACACTCTCATTGGGTCTGAAGACAAAGATAAAGAGATGGACAAAGAAGTAGAGGGAACTAGAGACCCGGAGGGAGATGGAGTTGTCTTTGAGACAGATCAGGAGAGAAATCAGTCCACAGGAACACCTGACAACAATGAAGAGTCAACGGGTACAAATTGTGTAATGGCTGAAGGCGATGACAGCCGACCATTCAAGTGTAATGCGTGCTTAGAGGCTTTTCCTACAAGGACTGCATTAAGTGTTCACTACAACTCTGCATCCCATGTGCAATGGATGAGAACAGGATCCCTAAAACAGGGTGGTGAAAATGACACCCCAGCCACTCCCTCAGTCCCTTTTCTGTCTCGGCCATATCTATCAAACAAGCCCTACCAGTGCGCTGTTTGTCGAGTCTCTTACAACCATGCCATCACCCTGGAGAGTCATTTGAAATCTGTTTTGCACCAGACCCGCAGCAGAAATGCAGGAATCTCTGCCAACAGTGCAGCTGGAAATTCAGGAAGCAACAACATGGCTACCAACTTAGTAGTTACATCTGGGGGCAGCGCTGCACAGTTGGTTAGCACTACCACCAGCGATTGTGTCACCCCGGCAAGCCTGACAGCAGTAGCAATGACTACCAAAGACGGAGAACCAATTGAAACCCAGCCGGCTCCCTCACTGCTTTCCTCCCCTGTGGCCTCTGCTCAGGCAGTCTCAGCTTTTCTCACCCTCCTCACGTCCAGcccaagctctctctctcactccctcctcccccctctgttTGCGGCTGGTGCGTCACCTGCCACAGCCTCACCTCAGCTCATAACCCAGCCTCAGATGCTCGTCCCCTTTATCCTGAATGGGCTCCAAAGCCAGAGACTAAATCCAGAGCTTTTGACACAGTCTGTACCCTTACTAGGTCTCAATGCTGCTCAGCAAGCTATCCTGGCCCAAAGACTCGGTAGTTTACAGAACCAGTGGCCAGCTGTCGGTCACCAAGCAACCACACAAGCCTGTTCAGAAGACAACCAAACAAACAAGAGCAAAGTGAAGCAAGACACAAATGAGACGACAACTGAGGAGAAAGAGTCACTTAAGGCTGAGAAGGGGGAAAATAGGTCCATGGAATGTggtgatggagaaagagagatttgtgaggaggatggtaaaggATATGCACAAGAGCTCCTCAGCGCATTGGTAAGCAAAAATAGCAAGGCTGAGTCATGTAGGATAGATGGAGATAATGAAATGAAAGCGAGCACAGCGGAGAGTGGGAACTCAGCAGATCACATGGGGGCAGATGAGAAATGGGGGGACATTGACAAGTGTAGTGACCGCTCACCGTCTGTTACCAGCAACTCAAACCTAAGTCCTACCACTTTAAATCTTATGCTTAGCCCTGATTCTACCCCTCAAAAATCTGAAGTTGGCACAAGCCCTTATGCCTCGGTCTGCTCCCCAAAATCTAGCCCCTCTAAACGCGCCTTCAATTCCTCTGATCCAACTCGTTCCCATGCTCATTTGAGGGCTTGCCACTTCTCCTCAGGCCCCCCGGTACTGTCAGAGTTTCAGATACAGGTTCTGCGTGCTTTTCTGGAGTCGCGTAGTGAGGCCGACGCGGCCAGTCCTCCCCGTGATGACTGCGAGTCGTTGGGCAGGGAGGTGGGGCTCACCGAGGCGGAGGTACGCAGGTGGCTCACAGAGGCCCGACGAGCCAAAAAGAGTCTGAAAGCTGGGGAAACAGGGCACATGAGCAGCATTGTAGCCTATGGTAAAAAATACAAGGGTCTTGATAATGAAGAGGAGGAAGGTTCTCTTACAATAGATGAGACCGAGGGTGGGGACAGCGACGAGGCCTCTGGCAGTCACGCAATGGATTTGTCCAATAGTGGAGGGCGGAAAGAGATTGGGAGGGAGAGCCAAGGGGACTCGTGTCTGACCTCAGACAATGAAGAATTCTACACCTCTGTCATTGTGAGTGATGAGGACAGCCTGAGTGGCTCCATGAGGGAGAGGCCAGGCAGCCCTGCTAAAGAGGAGGCTCTGGTAGAACTGGCAGGAGACAAGGGCTCAGGTGGAGGAAAGGTGCTGCGCTCCACCACTGTGTTCCTCTCAGACGCTGAGGATGACGATGATGCCGAGGAGGCCGCAGCTCAGAGAgcgaagaggaggaagaggaagagggagttgGAGGAGGTCGAGGTTAAGAAGGAGAGACTAGACCCCGACGTGGATTTACAACTAGAGGCTCAAGCTGATCCTCCTTCCCACCTTCCTATCACCATTGACCATCAACAGCTTACAAGTGGCATTCtacaccccctccctctgtctctgtcccttacTCCATTCTCTACTCAGTTCCATAGCccttatgttctctctctccctccctcagtggtTGGGCTCAGTGTTGCAGAAGGAGATGGAGGCAAAGTACCTGCCTTTCCAAACCCCCCTAACATCACCCGGTTCTCTGACCCTCTCATTacatcatctctctcctcccacacCTCCCACTACATGTCTAATGGTGGAGACTGTGAGGCTGCTTTAGATCTCAGCATTGGGAAAAGCAACAGCTCAACATCTTATTCCTCCACGTCTATCACGGGTGACAAGACTTCAGCACAAAAGGGCCGTCTGCTTGACGGACTCGGTCTAAGGCCCACAGCTTTTGGGGTACCTGGGGAAGGGAGACTCATTGTGGTCAAGGTCAAACCTGAGCAAGCGACTTACAACAGCAGTGGCTTTGTCAGTGGCAATAACATGGCAAAGGCCAGCACTGTCTAcatgaggacagaggagagggaaaaagaGGAGCGGGACCAGAAAGGCAGGCCCAAAGCACGACGGTACCGGGACATGAGACGTTCCAGGACCATCATCCAGGCTGAGCAGCTAAATGTGCTTTATGGCTGCTATTTCAAAGACCCAAATCCTGGGAAACATGAGTTTGAGCAGATATCAGAGTGGGTCCATCTCCCGAAAAAAGTTGTACAGATCTGGTTCCAGAACATGCGGGCTAGGGAGCGCAAGGGCGAGGTTCGCTTCATCAGTGATGGCACTCTGGCAGCAGTTGGCAAACCGCTTATCAAGTTCACCTGGCCACTGTCACAACCCATCTTCTCCTGCACCCCCAAATCAAACCCCAACTCCAACAGCAGTCTCTCTACTGGAGCCAATCCAGTACGGACCCTCCCAAAGACGGAGGTGAAGAAGgaggaaaatgtaaaaaaacaagttCCGAACAGGCCCAAGGTAGCCTCCTCTTCTGTGTCTTCAGTGAGCGGCAGTGTGTCTTCAGTGAGCGGCAGTGTGTCTTCAGTGAGCGGCAGTGTGTCTTCAGTGAGCGGCAGTGTGTCTTCAGTGAGCGGCAGTGTGTCTTCAGTGCCAAAGACCAAAATGGAGATGACAAACAATGTCACAATGGTCAAAATCGCCCCCAAAAGCATCGCTCCGGCCCTCGCTGTCATCCCCAAGGAAACCCGACCTCGCCCCTCTCCCAAACATGCGCCTGATGAGGAAGTGGATGATCGTAACCAAGAGAAGCCACTAGCCATGCCTGGCTCCACCAACCGCATGGTGCCAAAACTGCCCTCTACGCCAATTAGCAAGTCCCCTGCTGCGACGTCACAAAAACAAAAGGGGCTCAATTACTGGTCGGCAAAGGGCCCGTTTAAGATCAACACACTTTCTAGGGAACAGTTGGGTCTGTCAACACCCTGTACCCCCCCAGTTGTTGGTGCAACTGCTGCCCCCACTGCCATCACCATTTCTGCTGCCTCTGCTGCCACGACCGCAGCAACTACCACCACCACAACAGCAAGCCCTCAAACCACCATCAGCATTGTCACCATCGCTAAGACCGCTCCATCGGAGAGCAGCTTCCTGCACCACTCTACCACCCGCAGGCCACGCACACACCTGTCCTGTTTGCAGCTGTCCATCCTGCAGTCTTGCTATGAAACATGCGCCCACCCTAACGCGCTGGAGTGTGAGGCAGTAGGGACGGAGCTGGGGCTGCCGCTCAAGGTGGTGCAGATCTGGTTCCAGAATACCCGCGCCAAGGAGAAACGCTGGAGGCTGCAGCAGGAGAAACTG TCTCCTGTGTCGTCAGATCCCTCCCAGAAGGTTGACATGAGCTCGGGCAGCTACCTGCAGTACAACGCTCTGCGAGCCCACCGTCCCATCCTTCCCAAACCGGTTCAGCTGACCGTCCTGGAGCCCTCTTCTCCCCCAGCCGGGGGCCAGCCTGCAGGCCGAGAGACGCTGAGAGGCAAGTGCGAGGCCTGCAACACAGGCTTTGAGTCCAGAGCAGCAGCAAGATCCCATGTCTTCTCCCTTCGGCATCTAGCCACTCTGAGAACCACTAACTTTGGCCAGCCGGCGACCATCGTCAACAATAAATCTGATACCGGGTCTATTTCTGTTTCCGCCTCCGGGTCTTGTGTGGAGGACCCTCCAGCTTCCCCACCCCCAACTCCAACCCCACCCCCAGCCAGCAGCACCAGCTAA